A part of Aspergillus flavus chromosome 5, complete sequence genomic DNA contains:
- a CDS encoding DUF895 domain membrane protein, whose protein sequence is MSHEKEDFRSTDEEVGNNPVPSTQNHPAPMAMLTVAVKWYRSTFYNALILGLCNFLAPGIWGAMNSVGGGGLEKPYLVNAANALTFCLMVLSCFFGSIVVRYIGIKWTLIVGTMGYAPYAAGLYTNNRFGTEWFVLFGAALCGLSAGIFWMAEAAIAISYPEPHNQGRFLGFWLSFRVGGQILGGAINLGINSNRDTAGSVSYAVLIVFIVLQALGPFAGLLLNTPSQVQRTDGLPVKLRIANSPLHEIKETTKLFFTRNFLLIVPLISQAVFTEAVMFTYLSLWFSVRARALGSFLGGIIALILGNLLGAFLDTKRISLKTRTRSAFATILTLQGAWWIWGTIIVTEFKKTQPSYDWADAGFGRGFALYLFWVAGFQLNYMFLYFLIGNLAEDEEDVIRISGLLRGTESAAQAVSYGLNAVTIMASVGSVYLNFGLWAISLLPAWLVVKHVGVTLGDKKIQRETRVA, encoded by the exons ATGTCTCACGAAAAAGAGGATTTTCGATCGACAGACGAAGAGGTTGGGAATAATCCTGTCCCTTCAACACAAAACCATCCG GCCCCAATGGCAATGCTAACAGTAGCAGTGAAATGGTATCGCTCAACGTTCTACAATGCTCTTATTTTGGGATTGTGTAATTTTCTTGCCCCTGGAATATGGGGAGCCATGAACTCGGTCGGCGGAGGAGGGTTGGAAAAGCCG TATCTTGTCAACGCAGCAAATGCCCTGACATTCTGCCTCATGGtgctttcttgtttctttggcaGTATAGTTGTCCGCTACATCGGTATCAAATGGACGCTCATTGTCGGCACGATGGGATACGCCCCGTATGCTGCGGGTCTCTACACCAACAACCGATTCGGCACTGAATGGTTCGTTCTCTTCGGTGCCGCTCTTTGCGGCCTCTCTGCTGGCATTTTCTGGATGGCTGAGGCTGCCATTGCCATCTCTTACCCGGAACCACACAATCAGGGCCGCTTCCTAGGCTTCTGGTTGAGCTTTCGCGTCGGCGGTCAGATTTTGGGTGGTGCGATTAATTTGGGCATCAACTCCAACCGCGACACGGCTGGTAGTGTCTCATACGCTGTCCTCATCGTTTTCATCGTCCTACAGGCACTTGGTCCTTTTGCCGGACTACTACTAAACACACCGTCTCAAGTGCAGCGCACGGACGGACTTCCCGTGAAACTCCGCATAGCAAACAGTCCACTTCACGAGATCAAAGAGACCACAAAGCTCTTCTTCACTCGGaacttcctcctcatcgtcccCCTCATTAGCCAAGCAGTCTTCACAGAAGCAGTGATGTTCACCTATCTCTCCCTGTGGTTCTCAGTGCGGGCTCGTGCATTAGGATCATTCCTAGGAGGTATCATAGCCCTAATCCTCGGCAACCTACTAGGCGCCTTTCTGGACACCAAGCGTATTTCCCTCAAAACCCGAACCAGAAGCGCCTTCGCGACAATCCTCACACTCCAAGGCGCATGGTGGATATGGGGTACTATCATCGTTACAGAGTTCAAGAAAACCCAGCCGTCGTACGATTGGGCCGATGCGGGTTTTGGCCGCGGCTTTGCACTATACTTGTTCTGGGTTGCGGGATTCCAGCTAAACTATATGTTCTT GTATTTTCTTATTGGTAATctggctgaagatgaagaggatgttaTTCGTATCTCTGGTCTACTGAGGGGTACGGAGTCGGCGGCTCAGGCGGTTTCG TATGGACTTAACGCTGTTACGATTATGGCTTCGGTTGGAAGTGTGTATCTTAACTTTGGGCTGTGGGCTATTTCGCTGCTACCTGCGTGGCTGGTTGTCAAACATGTCGGGGTCACGCTGGGGGATAAAAAGATTCAGAGGGAAACAAGAGTAGCCTAG
- a CDS encoding GABA permease yields MTMAKEDDNQQVFSESTGEDARLENLGYEQELKRTFGLLGMIGFSFSVVTSWTALSGVFIVGVTSGGPPVMVFSFIGVSLLTLAVAIPMAEMCSMYPVAGGQYSWVAALAPPSIARGLSYISGWFMLIGILAMGATNNSIGANFVLGMANLVFPDYTIERWHTVLVAYLVAFMATAINIWGPHLLHRISRFILIWNIGSFLITTIVLLATNDHKQPASFVFSEFQNFSGWGSSMAAIVGILQACFGMCCYDAPSHMTEEMKSASKEAPKAIILSVVLGAVTGFAFLLTLCFCIGDINTTANTSTGVPVIQILYDSTGSKVGTCFLASMIAIIVIVAGNNLLAEGSRSVYAFARDHGLPFSHIFSRVDSKSHVPVNAVLLTLVVQLALDAIDFGTTTGFETVIAISTEGFYLSYAIALFSRLLGFITGHKTHMKGPFALPQSMSIGLNILGLLFLLFAAITFNFPTDYPVTHESMNYTSAAIGVIGLVSTVTWITTGRKQFTGPQAMSVRGKCFTYCIVHVGFHGESPILEITVRGAVSGKRRRIASNAYKSIYVIYLAYLSSTS; encoded by the exons ATGACCATGGCGAAAGAGGACGATAATCAGCAAGTCTTTTCAGAATCTACGGGGGAAGATGCTCGCCTGGAAAATTTGGGCTATGAGCAGG AGCTCAAACGGACCTTTGGGTTGTTGGGTATGATTGGCTTCAGCTTCAGCGTGGTTACTTC ATGGACGGCTCTAAGCGGTGTATTCATTGTCGGCGTCACATCCGGCGGCCCTCCAGTCATGGTGTTCAGTTTCATTGGCGTGAGCCTTCTCACACTAGCAGTAGCCATTCCAATGGCAGAAATGTGCTCTATGTATCCTGTTGCAGGAGGCCAATACTCCTGGGTTGCGGCTTTAGCACCTCCGAGTATCGCGCGAGGGCTTTCTTATATTAGTGGCTGGTTCATGCTCATCG GTATCCTCGCAATGGGAGCAACAAATAACTCAATCGGAGCCAACTTCGTCCTCGGCATGGCCAATCTCGTCTTCCCCGATTACACGATCGAGCGCTGGCATACTGTCCTGGTAGCTTATCTAGTGGCATTTATGGCGACAGCAATTAATATATGGGGCCCCCATCTCCTGCACCGCATCTCCCGATTCATCCTGATCTGGAACATCGGCTCATTTCTCATAACCACAATCGTCCTGTTAGCGACCAATGACCACAAACAACCTGCATCATTTGTGTTCTCCGAGTTCCAAAATTTCTCAGGTTGGGGATCATCAATGGCGGCCATCGTAGGTATCCTGCAAGCCTGTTTCGGCATGTGCTGCTACGACGCTCCATCACACATGACCGAAGAAATGAAGTCAGCTTCCAAAGAAGCTCCTAAGGCTATCATCCTCTCGGTCGTCCTCGGCGCTGTAACAGGATTTGCCTTCTTGTTAACCCTCTGCTTCTGCATTGGTGACATCAACACCACTGCCAACACAAGCACCGGCGTACCTGTCATCCAGATCCTCTACGACTCCACAGGAAGTAAAGTCGGCACATGCTTCTTGGCGAGCATGATTGCTATCATCGTTATAGTAGCCGGAAACAATCTTTTAGCGGAGGGCTCCCGTTCGGTGTACGCCTTCGCCCGAGACCACGGCCTTCCGTTCTCGCACATCTTCTCCAGAGTAGATAGCAAGAGTCATGTTCCAGTCAACGCTGTCCTCCTTACTCTTGTTGTGCAGCTTGCTTTGGATGCAATTGACTTCGGCACAACCACCGGTTTCGAAACTGTTATTGCTATTTCCACTGAGGGATTTT ACCTCTCCTACGCCATAGCCCTATTTAGCCGGCTCCTCGGCTTCATAACTGGTCATAAGACACACATGAAGGGCCCCTTTGCCCTCCCTCAGTCTATGTCCATCGGTCTCAACATCCTCGGTCTACTGTTCCTGCTCTTCGCGGCCATCACATTCAACTTCCCGACCGACTATCCTGTTACACATGAATCTATGAACTATACCTCCGCAGCAATTGGGGTCATTGGATTGGTAAGTACGGTGACGTGGATAACAACGGGTAGGAAGCAATTCACCGGACCACAAGCCATGAGT GTCAGGGGGAAATGTTTCACATATTGTATAGTACATGTCGGCTTCCATGGCGAGTCTCCGATTCTGGAGATCACTGTACGAGGTGCTGTA AGTGGAAAACGTAGGCGCATTGCTTCAAATGCATACAAATCCATCTATGTCATATACCTGGCATATCTATCAAGCACTTCATGA
- a CDS encoding GAF domain nucleotide-binding protein, producing the protein MPHADSSYFGENASKSDIYTQVLEQAQGLVYGQRNWVSNFSNVASLLWHAYAALPSPSSSVNWAGFYIRQDKFPNAQTTEKQNQNQKQVLWLGPFQGRPACQEIRFGKGVCGTAAEKRETVLVGDVLSFPGHIACDASSRSEIVVPILVGGETVAIIDIDCTEPDGFDEVDRKYLEDLAKLLAEACDW; encoded by the exons ATG CCCCACGCCGATTCATCCTACTTTGGCGAAAACGCCTCCAAATCCGACATCTACACGCAGGTCCTCGAACAGGCGCAGGGTCTTGTATATGGACAGCGTAACTGG GTCAG taACTTCTCCAACGTCGCCTCCCTCCTCTGGCACGCCTACGCCGCCCTCCCcagcccctcctcctccgtaAACTGGGCCGGCTTCTACATCCGCCAAGACAAGTTCCCCAATGCCCAAACTACCGAGAAACAAAACCAGAACCAGAAGCAGGTCCTCTGGCTAGGACCTTTCCAGGGCCGGCCTGCGTGTCAGGAGATTCGGTTCGGGAAGGGCGTGTGCGGCACTGCAGCGGAGAAGCGGGAGACGGTCCTTGTCGGGGATGTGTTGAGTTTCCCTGGTCATATTGCTTGTGATGCGAGTTCGAGGAGTGAGATTGTTGTGCCGATTCTTGTGGGTGGGGAg ACGGTTGCTATTATTGATATTGATTGTACGGAACCGGATGGGTTTGATGAGGTTGACAGGAAGTATTTGGAGGACTTGGCTAAGCTTTTGGCGGAGGCTTGTGATTGGTAG
- a CDS encoding ATP-NAD kinase-like domain-containing protein — protein sequence MVGPTASLTPLSRADGSASYQCPSTGSNILGSVNAPIELPGRRDALKPEDATVEVFVKPGTAPGGVGERYVEGIIKNMLGKLILGREKGYARRGVVITLAIVGGESVARGDSTPNDVHASDSHPGSCSNSASQKADLRDDAAVLSLPSSPFLPLRSAASLKAHNRNALSTDSIPRQTIMKALASRPSISNPNNSNVPLAASLGLLSNSASTSPPDEKERRSSNPSSQKLSAALSNLQLGPYLDRLPPTARLAMQSPCFFHQRFDDAVNIQKVLEEITDDEWLSHSRLVQTATGVREVSKQLQRRPIKRAVRNVMIVTKARDNSLVHLTRELAEWLLSTPRYGSDLGVNVYVDAKLRNSKRFDAPGLLQMEPRFEKMLHYWTPDLCWESPEKFDLVLTLGGDGTVLFTSWLFQRIVPPILCFSLGSLGFLTNFEFENYKQHLNAVMGDVGMRVNLRMRFTCTVFRKDRRKEAEAGAVEEGEQFEVLNELVIDRGPSPYVSNLELYADNDFLTVVQADGCILSTPTGSTAYSLSAGGSLIHPSIPGILLTPICPHTLSFRPMVLSDSMLLRIAVPAGSRSTAYCSFDGKGRVELRQGDYVTVEASQYPFPTVVSGSGEWFQSVQRALRWNTRGAVQKSFYRGSEAGLEGLDEGEDEEWDIDTDAGAAGTDSGIGPSEDGDAGSISPMKRQMSMLSM from the exons ATGGTCGGACCAACAGCCTCCCTTACTCCCCTTTCTCGCGCCGATGGTTCGGCTTCTTACCAATGTCCTTCGACCGGATCTAATATCCTAGGATCGGTAAATGCGCCAATTGAGCTCCCTGGACGCCGGGATGCCCTCAAGCCAGAGGATGCGACCGTGGAAGTTTTCGTGAAGCCGGGTACCGCACCCGGTGGGGTTGGTGAACGATACGTCGAAGGAATCATCAAGAACATGCTGGGCAAATTGATCCTGGGACGAGAGAAAGGCTACGCTAGGCGTGGTGTGGTTATCACCTTGGCTATTGTGGGAGGAGAAAGTGTCGCTAGGGGCGATTCG ACACCGAACGACGTACATGCGAGCGATTCCCACCCGGGATCCTGTAGTAACAGTGCTTCGCAGAAGGCTGACCTCCGGGACGACGCCGCCGTCTTATCGTTGCCCTCGTCGCCCTTCCTCCCTCTCCGCTCCGCTGCCTCGTTGAAGGCTCACAATCGGAACGCCCTTTCCACCGATTCAATCCCTCGACAGACGATCATGAAAGCGCTCGCATCCCGTCCGTCCATATCCAATCCTAATAATTCCAACGTGCCGCTGGCGGCCTCCCTCGGGCTTCTCTCAAATAGCGCCTCCACCAGTCCTCCGGATGAAAAGGAGCGTCGCTCCAGTAATCCATCCTCGCAGAAGCTCTCTGCCGCGCTCTCCAACCTTCAGCTCGGCCCGTATCTGGATCGCTTACCCCCGACCGCACGATTGGCTATGCAATCGCCGTGCTTTTTCCATCAACGGTTTGACGATGCTGTGAATATCCAGAAGGTTCTCGAAGAAATCACGGACGATGAATGGCTGTCGCACTCTCGCCTAGTCCAGACGGCGACTGGTGTTCGGGAGGTGTCGAAGCAGCTGCAGCGTCGGCCTATCAAGCGTGCCGTACGGAATGTCATGATAGTCACGAAGGCGCGTGATAACAGCCTGGTACACTTAACGCGGGAACTGGCGGAATGGCTTCTCTCCACTCCCCGGTATGGAAGTGATCTCGGTGTTAATGTCTATGTGGACGCTAAGTTACGGAATTCCAAACGTTTCGATGCGCCGGGGCTTCTGCAGATGGAACCTCGCTTTGAAAAGATGCTGCATTACTGGACCCCAGACCTCTGCTGGGAATCCCCGGAGAAGTTCGATCTTGTGCTGACCTTGGGTGGAGACGGAACGGTGCTCTTTACCTCGTGGCTCTTCCAGCGTATCGTACCTCctattctttgtttctctcttgGCAGTCTGGGATTCTTGACGAATTTTGAGTTCGAGAACTATAAGCAGCACTTGAACGCGGTCATGGGAGATGTAGGGATGCGGGTGAATCTTCGCATGCGGTTCACCTGCACCGTGTTCCGCAAGGACCGACGCAAGGAAGCTGAGGCTGGTGCCGTGGAAGAAGGCGAACAGTTTGAGGTTCTGAACGAACTGGTCATTGACCGTGGGCCATCGCCTTATGTGTCCAACCTGGAACTGTACGCGGATAATGATTTCTTAACGGTGGTTCAAGCGGACGGGTGTATCTTATCTACTCCAACCG GATCTACCGCTTACTCTCTCTCCGCTGGAGGATCATTGAttcatccttccattccGGGCATCCTTCTGACGCCCATTTGCCCTCACACACTGTCTTTCCGCCCAATGGTTCTCTCGGATTCGATGCTACTTCGCATTGCCGTGCCCGCCGGGTCCCGCTCCACAGCGTACTGCTCCTTTGATGGCAAAGGCCGCGTGGAACTCCGCCAAGGTGACTATGTCACTGTCGAAGCGAGTCAGTACCCATTCCCCACTGTGGTATCCGGTAGCGGAGAATGGTTCCAGAGTGTTCAGCGCGCGCTGCGGTGGAACACCCGCGGGGCTGTTCAGAAAAGCTTCTACCGTGGCTCGGAGGCTGGCCTGGAAGGGCTCGATGAgggcgaagacgaagaatgGGACATTGACACCGATGCCGGAGCCGCTGGCACGGACAGTGGCATTGGCCCTAGTGAAGACGGCGACGCCGGATCGATTAGCCCGATGAAACGGCAAATGAGCATGCTCAGCATGTAG
- a CDS encoding putative cytochrome P450 — protein MASLHLASIAIGVLTAYLVTKLLTFKKPPAPLPPGPPPKPIIGNLKDLPQNGERDWEHWLKHKELYGPISSITVLGQTFIILNDQKLAVELLEQRSKWHSDRPKMFFAAEMSGCGGILGLIPYSDRSRAIRKAMNKEIGSKVAVSRFNALQEAETRRFLLRVLEAPEELRNHIRTEAGAVVLKLAYGYTVEPHKQDPLVDLADVSMYYFSLVCRYGAWVVDVIPSLRFLPSWFPGTEFKRIGQRSKEAFDNFGGKPYNFVKHQMSQGTHHPSYLSSILESEEIEPGSEKEYVTKWSAASIYAGGADTTVSTMASFFLAMALYPEAQRKAQEEIDRVVGNSRLPTFADRDNLPYINATVKEVLRWHPVVPNNLPHLSTHDDMCQGYFIPKGSIVISNIWGFAHDPDVFHDPMTFKPERYLGDNPEPDSHRISFGFGRRICPGRVMADAAIYLNIAQSLAAFNIGKKVVDGKEVEPRVEFQAALISHPEPYDVSIKPRSSVHEELIRAVEEEYPWEKSHADELVNIKV, from the exons ATGGCTTCCCTACATTTGGCCAGCATCGCAATCGGAGTGCTTACTGCATACCTTGTGACCAAGCTTCTCACATTTAAAAAGCCTCCAGCGCCCCTCCCACCCGGTCCTCCACCTAAACCGATTATTGGTAACTTGAAGGATCTGCCTCAGAATGGAGAGCGAGACTGGGAGCATTGGCTGAAACACAAAGAGCTTTATG GTCCGATTAGTTCCATAACCGTCCTAGGTCAAACGTTTATCATCTTGAACGACCAAAAGCTCGCAGTCGAACTCCTTGAGCAGCGGTCCAAGTGGCATTCTGATAGACCCAAGATGTTCTTTGCGGCCGAGAT GTCTGGGTGTGGAGGCATTTTGGGATTAATCCCCTATTCCGATCGCTCTAGGGCAATTCGCAAAGCCATGAATAAGGAGATTGGATCGAAGGTAGCTGTTTCTAGATTTAACGCACTCCAGGAAGCTGAGACGCGTCGCTTTCTACTACGGGTGCTTGAGGCGCCGGAGGAGCTGAGAAACCATATTCGGAC AGAGGCTGGTGCGGTGGTTCTGAAACTTGCGTACGGGTACACTGTCGAGCCGCACAAACAGGATCCGTTGGTCGATTTGGCAGACGTGTCCATGTATTACTTTTCGCTAGTGTGTCGCTATGGGGCTTGGGTGGTGGATGTTATTCCAAGCT TGAGATTTCTCCCTTCTTGGTTTCCAGGGACTGAGTTCAAACGCATCGGACAGAGGTCTAAAGAGGCTTTTGATAATTTCGGCGGGAAACCATATAATTTCGTCAAGCACCAAATGTCACAGGGCACACACCATCCCTCATATCTGTCAAGCATTCTAGAATCAGAAGAAATTGAGCCTGGCTCCGAGAAGGAATACGTGACAAAGTGGTCCGCAGCATCGATTTACGCCGGCGGTGCTGACACG ACAGTGTCCACCATGGcatccttcttcctcgccatGGCGCTGTACCCTGAGGCTCAGAGAAAGGCCCAAGAGGAGATTGATCGTGTCGTCGGAAACAGCCGGCTTCCCACCTTCGCCGACCGGGATAATCTGCCCTATATCAACGCCACTGTGAAGGAGGTCCTCCGCTGGCACCCAGTTGTACCAAACAATCTGCCTCATCTTTCTACCCACGATGATATGTGTCAAGGATACTTTATCCCAAAGGGCTCCATAGTGATTTCTAATATCTG GGGCTTCGCACACGACCCAGACGTCTTCCACGACCCTATGACATTCAAGCCGGAACGCTACCTGGGTGACAATCCCGAGCCTGATTCTCATAGAATCTCGTTCGGATTCGGTCGCCGAATATGTCCCGGTCGAGTTATGGCAGATGCGGCCATCTACCTCAATATTGCACAATCTTTGGCGGCCTTTAACATTGGCAAGAAAGTGGTCGATGGGAAGGAGGTCGAGCCCCGAGTAGAGTTTCAGGCTGCGCTTATCAGTCACCCGGAGCCATATGATGTCAGCATTAAGCCTCGGAGCTCGGTGCATGAGGAGCTTATTCGcgcggtggaggaggaatatcCTTGGGAGAAGAGTCATGCGGATGAGCTTGTTAATATTAAGGTATAG